A single Stigmatopora argus isolate UIUO_Sarg chromosome 7, RoL_Sarg_1.0, whole genome shotgun sequence DNA region contains:
- the inab gene encoding internexin neuronal intermediate filament protein, alpha b — MSYGPEVYSSSSYRRMFGESPRYASSPSRTAMGVSSRSVYRASSASRSNIVPSGGYTRKSGRAYSSMPLETFDLAQSSALNNEFKIVRTNEKEQMQGLNDRFAMFIEKVRNLEQHNKVLETELVALRQRQAEPSRLAELYQQEIRELRSQLDELNGEKSQLLIERDSIDDDLQKLRGKYEEEFRAREEAEATLKAFKKDVEDATMVRLDLEKKVESLLDEINFLRKVHDEEVAELTDMIQAAQVSVEMEVAKPDLTSALKEIRGQYESMASKNMQSAEEWYKTKFADLSEQATRSNDAIRASREEMNEFRRQLQSKTIEIESLRGTNESLEKQLREMEDRHTVEIGNYQDGIAELENDLRATKNEMARHLREYQDLLNVKMALDIEIAAYRKLLEGEETRIGSGIAYPTPSISSGGGQSYNYQSRIYTSSGKSSKREDKDESQPQSKAGSKATHEIYEETVVTTKKVEKQQDASDSSTNQKI; from the exons ATGAGCTACGGACCTGAAGTCTACTCCTCTTCCTCTTACCGAAGAATGTTCGGGGAATCTCCCCGCTATGCGTCCTCTCCATCTCGGACCGCCATGGGCGTGTCCTCGCGGAGTGTCTACCGAGCCTCCTCGGCATCCCGGAGCAACATTGTGCCCTCGGGCGGGTACACCCGAAAGTCCGGGCGCGCCTACTCGTCCATGCCTCTGGAGACATTCGACCTGGCACAAAGTAGCGCCCTCAACAATGAGTTCAAAATTGTCCGCACAAATGAAAAGGAGCAAATGCAAGGTCTTAATGACCGCTTTGCCATGTTCATCGAGAAAGTGCGCAACTTGGAGCAGCATAACAAAGTGTTGGAGACAGAGCTGGTGGCCCTGCGTCAAAGACAGGCAGAACCGTCCCGTCTCGCCGAGCTGTACCAACAGGAGATCCGTGAACTGCGATCCCAGCTGGACGAGCTGAATGGAGAGAAGTCCCAGCTACTCATCGAGAGAGATAGTATCGACGATGACCTCCAGAAGCTCAGGGGGAAATATGAAGAGGAGTTCCGTGCTCGAGAGGAGGCGGAGGCTACTCTCAAGGCTTTCAAGAAAGATGTGGAGGATGCCACCATGGTGCGCCTGGACCTGGAAAAGAAGGTTGAATCTCTGCTGGATGAAATCAACTTCCTGAGGAAGGTGCACGATGAAGAGGTGGCCGAACTCACAGACATGATCCAGGCAGCTCAGGTGTCTGTGGAGATGGAGGTCGCCAAGCCGGACCTGACATCCGCCCTCAAGGAGATCCGAGGTCAGTACGAGTCCATGGCATCCAAGAACATGCAGTCCGCCGAAGAGTGGTACAAGACCAAGTTTGCTGACCTTTCGGAGCAGGCCACTCGCAGCAATGATGCTATCCGTGCAAGCAGGGAGGAAATGAACGAGTTTAGGAGGCAGCTGCAGTCCAAGACTATTGAGATTGAGAGCCTGAGAGGCACTAATGAGTCCCTGGAAAAGCAGCTCAGGGAGATGGAGGACAGGCACACCGTGGAGATCGGAAATTATCAG gacGGCATAGCAGAGTTGGAGAATGACCTGAGGGCTACTAAAAATGAGATGGCTCGTCACTTGAGGGAGTACCAAGATCTGCTGAATGTCAAGATGGCCCTGGATATTGAGATAGCGGCATATCG AAAACTGCTGGAGGGCGAGGAGACCCGCATAGGGTCAGGAATTGCCTACCCCACCCCATCTATAAGTTCAGGTGGTGGACAGAGCTACAATTACCAGTCACGCATCTACACCAGCTCTGGCAAGAGCTCCAAGAGGGAAGATAAGGATGAAAGCCAGCCACAGAGCAAGGCTGGGAGCAAGGCCACCCATGAGATTTATGAGGAGACAGTGGTGACCACTAAAAAAGTAGAGAAGCAGCAAGATGCTAGTGATTCCTCTACTAATCAAAAAATCTAG